In Meiothermus ruber DSM 1279, the following proteins share a genomic window:
- a CDS encoding PLP-dependent aminotransferase family protein, translated as MPEAPKPTLDVTQTRIPEGVIDLGVGHPSLELLPLEELRQAAQHRLSQGDPSFLQYGAELGDARFRAELARFLGAHYGFAVAPETLFVTAGVSQALDLICTTFTRPGQVVLVEEPTYFLSLGIFQGHHLQVVPIPTDEQGLDVEALEAALRQQRAALLYTIPTFQNPTGTTLSQKRRERLVELSQQHGFLIVADEVYQLLGYQAAPPPSMARYLDTGLVLSLGSFSKILAPGLRLGWIQAAPRLLQKLTQNGMVVSGGGLNPFTSSIVRSALELGWQERYLQKLRHTYRGRLEVLLEALSQNGLRPRYRPEGGYFVWLELDPAINSQALLERALQTGVRFQPGHRFSSQGRLAHALRLCFAYYEPPELVEGVHRLARALQGYPGEAAGA; from the coding sequence ATGCCAGAAGCACCCAAGCCTACGCTCGACGTGACCCAGACCCGCATCCCGGAAGGGGTGATCGACCTGGGGGTGGGGCATCCCAGCCTGGAACTCCTCCCGCTCGAGGAACTCCGCCAGGCAGCGCAGCACCGCCTATCCCAGGGTGACCCCTCGTTTTTACAGTACGGCGCGGAGCTGGGGGACGCGCGCTTTCGGGCCGAGCTGGCCCGCTTTCTGGGTGCGCACTACGGTTTTGCCGTCGCGCCCGAGACCCTTTTCGTCACTGCCGGGGTATCGCAGGCCCTGGATTTAATCTGCACCACCTTCACCCGGCCCGGCCAGGTGGTTCTGGTTGAGGAGCCCACCTACTTTCTGTCGCTGGGCATCTTCCAGGGTCATCACCTGCAGGTGGTTCCCATCCCCACCGACGAACAGGGCTTGGACGTGGAGGCGCTGGAGGCCGCCCTGCGCCAGCAGCGGGCGGCGCTGCTCTACACCATCCCCACCTTCCAGAACCCCACCGGAACGACCCTGAGCCAAAAGCGGCGGGAGCGGCTGGTGGAGCTGAGCCAGCAACACGGCTTCCTGATCGTGGCTGACGAGGTCTACCAACTCCTGGGCTACCAGGCGGCCCCGCCCCCCTCCATGGCCCGCTACCTGGACACCGGGTTGGTGCTCAGCCTGGGCTCATTCTCCAAAATCCTGGCCCCGGGTTTACGCCTGGGCTGGATTCAGGCCGCGCCCCGGCTGCTGCAAAAGCTCACCCAGAACGGCATGGTAGTAAGCGGGGGCGGGCTCAACCCCTTTACCTCGAGCATCGTGCGCAGCGCCCTGGAGCTGGGCTGGCAGGAACGGTACCTGCAAAAGCTTCGCCACACCTACCGGGGTCGCCTGGAGGTGCTGCTGGAGGCCCTGTCCCAAAACGGCCTCCGGCCCCGCTACCGGCCGGAGGGGGGCTATTTTGTCTGGCTCGAGCTAGACCCCGCTATCAACAGCCAGGCCTTGCTGGAACGGGCCCTGCAGACCGGGGTGCGCTTTCAGCCCGGCCACCGGTTCTCCAGCCAGGGCCGCCTGGCCCATGCGCTCAGGCTCTGTTTTGCTTACTACGAACCCCCCGAGCTGGTCGAGGGGGTGCACCGATTGGCGCGGGCCCTGCAAGGGTACCCAGGGGAAGCGGCCGGCGCATAG
- a CDS encoding GAF domain-containing protein, with protein MSSGILERLLGALGQALRPGGDPQSLARRGLSALVQTLDACGAWLRLRENGLSLLAAVGVEPPEEAHLTPQEAEALAAGHVLVYRLPEEATGPASAGWGALGYQGLILAPLHGGGELLGTLALLFAERPPPVARALEEVLPLFGLLLERARAEEELVRRQRLLEALHQLDRAMLEEKSLLEVARIGAEAAQGLLKAQAVAVSLVEKEGHRLVAAVGGALEPLVGQLAPLGEGFYHQAWRSGEPALLPEIPGQGMSGWLLALAPFKNALILPLKPDGTTLGFVGLYGLGDPDAARPLAQSFAAQLSLALLHEQNREALFQRAREQEVLLRALEALGEAANPEEAARRLGALALELLPSEWAAVLLLEQGVLRVAAASGAMAGSLGLRIPPDQGLSWAALRQGTQVVADTTKDPRVYTPPEFPTPLVGSEVVTPLPGSHGEALGVLIVFRSTLPYTPQEARLVEALAQAGATALQRAQHNLEARLMLEGALLVAQEPAPESLIQGFAQLMAQVVGGGRAAIWAHPEGRRPWRLLGVAGVGAEAASFFEARLDPEAGGWTGWIYRQQRPLVIEDVASPPVEPAPVEASGLRLYGVQSVLGVAVGNFGVAYAEPGSRGKFFASFEVTLLERLAGMLAGGLERHRLAVAEQRVRRALERLAQVPPGDLEALVRALGESLGVRWAFIDRLITPERALAVAVYGGASFEYDLPGTPCADVFAGNFCEYPRGVTACFPEDRLAAEMGAEAYLGVPLRGEGGRVLGILVAMHDAPLPEDERDLRREIVLAYAQRAALELGQQENRARLEATARVHSLLRPAQNSQEVIQIAVEAVLRETRATTALLSLYRENGDYLEVVAAAGYLAEVARGRRMERGMGLSWRVFEEEKPLYFEDASQTSQAIFFSGKPSRAAYLGVPLRDAQGRILGVLSADTAEQGGVLFPEDRHFLVALAEATGAAMARLDALHQAQMEARRFRVLAELSARLEGLEAPKEILEEALEALYRISGFQVACFHEVAPEGLRLLMVAGEPSEDWLQRAWHETYPPGHGLRGRVLLTGEALYVPHYPDHPLALAASVAMGLKCAAYAPVRFSERTVGVLSLLDFRTAYLEDPLPLLNFAARRLANALEKAENLQQLRTTREEALKALGLALEYRDLETAGHTERVTRLALELAEGMGLSEPTLTHLRWGAYLHDLGKLAIPDGILKKPEKLTLEEWEQMKAHTVLGEEMARRMGFLPPATLAVIRHHHERWDGSGYPDGLAGEAIPLLARIFALADVYDALTSQRPYKRAWRPEEALAEIAAQAGRHFDPTLCRIFLQRVGG; from the coding sequence GTGAGTTCGGGCATACTCGAAAGACTGCTAGGGGCGCTGGGCCAGGCCCTGAGGCCGGGGGGAGACCCCCAGTCCCTGGCCCGGCGGGGCCTCAGCGCCCTGGTTCAGACCCTGGATGCCTGCGGGGCCTGGTTGCGGCTGCGTGAAAACGGGCTGAGCCTGCTGGCTGCGGTGGGGGTCGAGCCGCCGGAGGAGGCCCATCTAACCCCACAAGAAGCCGAGGCCCTGGCCGCTGGCCATGTGCTGGTCTACCGCCTGCCCGAGGAGGCCACCGGCCCAGCCAGCGCAGGCTGGGGGGCGCTGGGGTACCAGGGGTTGATACTGGCTCCGCTGCATGGCGGTGGGGAGTTGCTTGGGACGCTGGCCCTGCTCTTTGCCGAGAGGCCACCCCCGGTGGCCCGGGCCCTCGAGGAGGTACTGCCCCTGTTTGGACTGCTGCTCGAGCGGGCCCGCGCAGAGGAGGAACTCGTCCGCCGGCAGCGGCTGCTTGAGGCCCTGCACCAACTGGATCGGGCTATGCTGGAGGAAAAAAGCCTGCTCGAGGTGGCCCGGATTGGGGCCGAGGCGGCCCAGGGGCTCCTCAAGGCGCAGGCGGTAGCGGTTTCTCTGGTGGAAAAGGAAGGACACCGCCTGGTGGCGGCGGTGGGGGGGGCGCTCGAGCCCCTGGTGGGCCAGCTTGCGCCCCTGGGGGAGGGGTTCTACCACCAGGCCTGGCGCAGCGGAGAGCCAGCCCTGCTGCCTGAAATTCCCGGTCAGGGGATGTCCGGCTGGCTTTTGGCGCTGGCTCCGTTCAAGAATGCCCTCATACTGCCTCTGAAGCCCGATGGCACCACACTGGGGTTTGTGGGGCTGTACGGCCTGGGCGATCCCGATGCGGCCAGGCCCCTGGCGCAGTCCTTTGCGGCGCAGCTATCGCTGGCCTTGCTGCACGAGCAAAACCGCGAGGCCCTGTTCCAGCGGGCTCGAGAGCAGGAGGTGCTGCTGCGGGCGCTCGAGGCCCTGGGTGAGGCCGCCAACCCCGAAGAGGCCGCCCGGCGCCTGGGGGCGCTTGCCCTGGAGCTGCTGCCTTCGGAGTGGGCCGCGGTGCTGCTCCTGGAACAGGGTGTGCTGCGGGTGGCGGCCGCCAGCGGGGCCATGGCTGGGTCGCTTGGCCTGCGAATCCCGCCCGATCAGGGGCTCTCCTGGGCGGCTCTTCGCCAGGGCACCCAGGTGGTAGCGGACACAACGAAAGATCCCCGGGTCTACACCCCCCCGGAGTTTCCGACCCCTCTTGTCGGCAGCGAGGTCGTCACCCCCCTGCCGGGATCCCATGGGGAGGCCCTGGGCGTGCTGATAGTTTTCCGCTCAACCCTTCCCTACACCCCGCAGGAGGCCCGGCTGGTGGAGGCGCTGGCCCAGGCCGGCGCCACCGCGTTGCAGCGCGCACAGCACAACCTGGAAGCCCGCCTGATGCTGGAAGGGGCCTTGCTGGTTGCACAAGAACCGGCCCCTGAGAGCCTAATCCAGGGCTTCGCCCAGCTTATGGCACAGGTGGTGGGGGGTGGCCGGGCGGCCATCTGGGCCCACCCGGAGGGGCGGCGGCCCTGGCGGTTGCTGGGGGTGGCCGGGGTGGGCGCCGAAGCGGCCTCCTTTTTTGAAGCCCGCCTTGACCCGGAGGCTGGGGGCTGGACAGGCTGGATCTACCGGCAACAGAGGCCCCTGGTGATAGAGGATGTGGCCTCGCCGCCAGTGGAGCCCGCCCCGGTGGAGGCTTCGGGCCTCAGGCTATATGGCGTGCAGAGCGTTCTGGGTGTAGCGGTGGGCAATTTTGGGGTGGCCTACGCCGAGCCGGGCAGCCGGGGTAAGTTTTTTGCAAGCTTCGAAGTAACGCTGCTCGAGCGCCTGGCCGGGATGCTGGCGGGGGGACTGGAGCGGCACCGGCTGGCTGTGGCCGAGCAGCGGGTGCGCCGGGCGCTGGAGCGGCTGGCCCAGGTGCCCCCGGGCGACCTCGAGGCGCTGGTGCGGGCCCTGGGGGAGAGCCTGGGGGTGCGCTGGGCTTTTATCGACCGACTGATCACGCCCGAGCGGGCCCTGGCGGTAGCGGTCTATGGCGGGGCCTCCTTTGAGTACGACCTGCCAGGCACCCCATGCGCCGATGTTTTTGCTGGCAATTTCTGTGAGTACCCGCGGGGGGTCACGGCCTGTTTTCCGGAGGATCGGCTGGCTGCCGAAATGGGGGCGGAGGCCTACCTTGGGGTTCCTCTGCGCGGTGAGGGCGGGCGGGTGCTGGGCATCCTGGTGGCCATGCACGACGCCCCGCTACCCGAGGACGAACGCGACCTGCGACGGGAAATTGTACTGGCCTACGCCCAGCGGGCTGCGCTGGAGCTGGGGCAACAGGAGAACCGCGCCCGCCTCGAGGCCACCGCCCGGGTGCACAGCCTGCTGCGCCCGGCCCAGAACAGCCAGGAGGTGATTCAGATCGCTGTGGAGGCCGTGCTGCGGGAGACCCGGGCCACCACCGCCCTGCTCTCGCTGTACCGTGAGAACGGGGACTATCTGGAAGTGGTGGCGGCGGCGGGCTACCTGGCCGAGGTCGCGCGGGGACGGCGGATGGAACGGGGAATGGGCTTGTCCTGGCGGGTGTTTGAAGAGGAGAAGCCCCTTTACTTCGAGGACGCCTCGCAAACATCCCAGGCCATTTTCTTTTCTGGAAAGCCCAGCCGGGCGGCCTACCTGGGGGTTCCGCTGCGCGATGCGCAGGGGCGAATTCTGGGGGTGCTATCCGCCGATACCGCTGAGCAAGGCGGCGTGTTGTTCCCCGAGGATCGCCACTTTCTGGTGGCCCTGGCCGAGGCCACCGGGGCGGCCATGGCCCGCCTGGACGCGCTGCACCAGGCCCAGATGGAGGCCCGACGCTTCCGGGTTCTGGCCGAGCTCTCGGCCCGGCTGGAGGGATTGGAGGCCCCCAAAGAGATCCTGGAGGAGGCCCTGGAAGCCCTGTACCGCATCAGCGGCTTCCAGGTGGCCTGTTTTCATGAGGTTGCCCCGGAAGGCCTGCGGCTTTTGATGGTGGCTGGAGAGCCCTCGGAGGACTGGCTCCAGCGGGCCTGGCATGAGACATACCCCCCCGGCCACGGACTGCGGGGCCGGGTGCTGCTAACCGGGGAAGCCCTGTACGTTCCGCACTATCCGGATCACCCCCTGGCCCTGGCTGCTTCGGTGGCGATGGGGCTCAAGTGCGCTGCTTATGCACCGGTGCGTTTTTCCGAGCGGACGGTGGGGGTGTTGAGCCTGCTGGATTTCCGTACGGCCTACCTCGAGGATCCGCTGCCCTTGCTCAATTTCGCGGCCCGCCGGCTGGCCAACGCCCTGGAGAAAGCGGAAAACCTGCAACAGCTCCGCACCACCCGTGAAGAGGCCCTTAAGGCCCTGGGTCTGGCGCTGGAGTACCGCGACCTCGAGACCGCCGGGCACACCGAGCGGGTAACGCGGCTGGCCCTGGAGCTGGCCGAGGGGATGGGCCTGAGCGAGCCAACCCTCACGCATCTGCGCTGGGGGGCCTATCTGCACGACCTGGGTAAGCTCGCTATCCCCGATGGCATCCTGAAGAAGCCGGAAAAACTGACGCTTGAGGAGTGGGAGCAGATGAAGGCCCACACCGTTCTGGGTGAGGAGATGGCCCGGCGCATGGGCTTCCTACCCCCGGCCACCCTAGCGGTTATTCGCCATCACCACGAGCGCTGGGACGGCTCGGGCTACCCCGACGGGCTGGCCGGGGAGGCCATCCCCTTGCTGGCCCGCATCTTTGCCCTGGCCGACGTGTACGACGCGCTCACCTCCCAGCGGCCCTACAAACGGGCCTGGCGCCCCGAAGAGGCCCTGGCCGAGATCGCAGCCCAGGCTGGGCGGCACTTCGACCCAACGCTGTGCCGGATCTTCCTCCAGCGGGTGGGGGGCTAA